A stretch of Paludisphaera borealis DNA encodes these proteins:
- a CDS encoding M56 family metallopeptidase: MAALDDAFLSVLADSSIKICAVFVMAAAASLILYRSSAALRHFVWAVTMLSFLLMPILSASVPRWRILPSWTAPGDSAPQELGPRRAARPDSVNQAHVGHRDHRESLDTTSPPSASMVAIPAQADGSLPSPTAYSIPRLAFLLWLWLFGFGVILLRAATSRIIVHRVAQSADPVTVGPISEVRRLLETGRRADACLSVRRGTPMTWGFLHLKLLLPADASHWGPRRLRAVLLHEFAHIRRHDTIPHMLTQFVCAFYWFPPLVWLAARRLHEECEHARDDLVLESGVKPSDYAEELLGLLVPGFIPSAALAMTGRSELEVRLRAILDEKTDRRPITRRTAFIVAIFGVSSTAALATLQAPNPSASQSAAAAPANSASTATQPPKSTPEKLAVTCVDSDGKPVAGAEVHLYQFVGRSDEGRFVHSGPFTTDGRGKAVCSDATLYDGGNFDRWFYARVPGRLVGAGRSAKWTNRAAFNAENRVVMQASKTVDGHVTLPAGFDPTKVTVRVRTLHIATGPGAMDYESFPREDSFPGLDTSLPKIFDCRPDPKGRIQLSDVPVRGWLYLVTSAVGLGEAQWSNIRNRENNFDQPIHIAMEEEGFLSGRVLSPDGKPAVGMKVTARLSSSGCRQNLYLSSFRAVSDAEGAFSLPGLPQTEVVLTVLDPKKNWTFRPLENILVQPHQDPKLTLKLESGVRVGGRVLTTDGKPVGGAAISAVASESGGPGLADDQTDADGRYELRLPGGDAYLYFNSLPDGFAYPTPQIVKRLQIKPAEDDVQHLDFTLQRKPK; this comes from the coding sequence TTGGCAGCGCTGGATGATGCTTTTCTTTCCGTCCTCGCCGACTCTTCCATCAAGATCTGCGCCGTTTTCGTGATGGCGGCCGCGGCAAGCCTTATCCTTTACCGATCGTCCGCCGCTCTTCGGCATTTCGTCTGGGCGGTCACGATGCTGTCCTTCCTGCTCATGCCGATCCTGTCCGCTTCCGTACCGCGATGGCGGATACTTCCGAGCTGGACCGCCCCTGGCGATTCCGCTCCTCAGGAACTCGGGCCCCGAAGGGCGGCACGGCCAGACTCTGTGAACCAGGCCCATGTAGGACATCGCGACCACCGAGAGAGCCTCGACACGACCTCGCCGCCGTCCGCATCGATGGTTGCCATTCCTGCGCAAGCCGATGGATCTCTCCCCTCACCGACTGCCTACTCAATCCCTCGGCTTGCTTTCCTCCTCTGGCTCTGGCTTTTCGGCTTCGGCGTAATCCTGCTCCGAGCCGCGACCAGTCGGATCATCGTGCATCGCGTGGCGCAATCCGCCGATCCCGTGACGGTCGGACCGATCAGCGAGGTGCGTCGATTGCTAGAAACAGGCCGGCGGGCGGACGCGTGCCTGAGCGTCCGAAGAGGAACGCCCATGACCTGGGGATTTCTTCACCTGAAGCTCCTCCTGCCGGCCGATGCCTCCCACTGGGGGCCGAGGCGGCTTCGTGCGGTTCTGCTCCACGAATTCGCCCACATCAGACGCCACGACACGATTCCACATATGCTTACTCAATTCGTCTGCGCCTTCTACTGGTTCCCCCCCCTGGTGTGGCTGGCGGCGCGACGTCTTCACGAGGAATGCGAACACGCTCGCGACGACCTGGTGTTGGAGAGCGGAGTCAAGCCGTCGGATTACGCGGAAGAACTACTGGGCCTCCTCGTCCCAGGGTTTATTCCCTCCGCGGCGTTGGCGATGACCGGACGGTCCGAATTGGAGGTCCGGTTACGGGCGATACTGGACGAGAAGACGGATCGTCGACCGATTACACGGCGTACCGCCTTCATCGTCGCGATCTTCGGCGTCAGCTCGACGGCCGCGTTGGCCACCCTCCAGGCCCCGAATCCGTCGGCTTCGCAGTCCGCCGCCGCCGCGCCCGCGAATTCCGCCTCGACTGCAACGCAGCCGCCGAAGTCGACCCCCGAGAAGCTGGCCGTGACGTGTGTGGACTCGGACGGCAAGCCGGTCGCCGGTGCCGAGGTGCATCTTTATCAATTTGTCGGTCGAAGCGACGAAGGACGATTCGTCCATTCCGGCCCTTTCACGACGGATGGGCGCGGGAAGGCAGTCTGTTCGGATGCGACCCTCTACGACGGCGGTAATTTCGATCGCTGGTTCTATGCCCGGGTTCCCGGCCGACTCGTAGGTGCCGGACGCTCTGCGAAATGGACGAACCGGGCCGCCTTCAACGCAGAAAATCGGGTCGTGATGCAGGCGTCAAAAACGGTGGACGGGCATGTCACATTGCCTGCCGGCTTCGACCCCACCAAGGTGACGGTTCGGGTACGAACCCTTCATATCGCTACCGGTCCTGGCGCGATGGATTACGAGTCTTTCCCGCGAGAGGACAGCTTTCCGGGTCTCGATACGTCGTTGCCGAAGATTTTCGATTGTCGACCAGACCCGAAGGGGCGGATTCAATTGAGCGACGTCCCGGTTCGCGGGTGGTTGTACCTGGTCACGTCCGCCGTCGGGCTCGGGGAGGCCCAATGGTCGAATATCCGGAATAGGGAAAACAACTTCGATCAACCGATTCACATAGCGATGGAAGAGGAGGGTTTCTTGTCAGGCCGCGTCCTATCGCCGGACGGAAAGCCAGCCGTCGGCATGAAAGTAACAGCCCGTCTCTCATCATCCGGCTGCCGGCAGAATCTCTACCTCAGTTCTTTCCGCGCCGTCTCCGACGCAGAAGGAGCGTTCTCTCTCCCCGGCCTACCGCAAACAGAGGTCGTCCTGACGGTCCTTGATCCGAAGAAGAATTGGACCTTTCGACCGTTGGAGAACATCCTCGTCCAACCGCACCAGGATCCGAAGCTGACGCTCAAGCTGGAGTCGGGTGTGAGGGTGGGCGGTAGGGTCCTGACCACGGACGGCAAGCCTGTGGGAGGAGCCGCCATCTCAGCGGTTGCAAGCGAGAGCGGCGGTCCTGGCCTCGCGGACGATCAGACGGACGCCGACGGACGCTACGAACTCCGCCTGCCCGGCGGAGACGCCTATCTCTATTTCAACAGTCTGCCCGACGGGTTCGCCTATCCAACCCCTCAGATCGTCAAACGCCTACAGATCAAGCCCGCGGAGGATGACGTCCAGCACCTGGACTTCACCCTCCAGCGAAAACCGAAGTGA
- a CDS encoding HAD family hydrolase, translated as MAAPSDPQLALRQFVKRHDFFVGIDSDGCAFDTMEVKHKECFIPNIVKSYDLAAISKYAREAGEFVNLYSHWRGINRFPALVMAFDLLANRAEVQSRRRRLPPLRGLREWIERETKLSNPTLKLEVERTGDPDLVQALAWSEAVNQTISEVVHDVPPFPFVRESLECLKGKADVMVISATPGEALEREWEENGIKPYVSLIAGQELGSKKEHLALGAVGKYDLDKILMIGDAPGDQKAALDNNVLFYPIDPGFEDESWQRFFEEALPKFLNGEYAGAYMESQITRFQALLPTEPPWKTVCA; from the coding sequence ATGGCGGCGCCGAGCGACCCCCAGCTTGCCTTGCGCCAGTTCGTCAAGCGGCACGATTTCTTCGTGGGGATCGACAGCGACGGCTGTGCGTTCGACACGATGGAGGTGAAGCACAAGGAGTGCTTCATCCCGAATATCGTCAAGTCGTACGATCTGGCGGCGATCTCGAAGTACGCTCGCGAGGCCGGCGAGTTCGTGAACCTGTACTCGCACTGGCGGGGGATCAACCGCTTCCCCGCGCTCGTGATGGCGTTCGACCTGCTGGCGAACCGTGCGGAAGTACAGTCTCGCCGACGCCGGTTGCCGCCGCTGCGAGGCCTGCGCGAATGGATCGAACGCGAGACGAAGCTCTCCAACCCCACGCTCAAGCTGGAGGTCGAACGCACCGGCGACCCCGACCTGGTCCAGGCCCTCGCCTGGAGCGAGGCTGTCAACCAGACGATCAGCGAGGTCGTCCACGACGTGCCGCCGTTCCCGTTCGTCCGCGAGTCGCTCGAATGCCTGAAGGGCAAGGCCGACGTGATGGTCATCTCGGCCACCCCCGGCGAAGCCCTGGAACGCGAGTGGGAAGAGAACGGGATCAAGCCTTACGTCAGCCTGATCGCCGGCCAGGAACTGGGCAGCAAGAAGGAGCACCTCGCGCTTGGCGCGGTCGGCAAGTACGACCTCGACAAGATCCTGATGATCGGCGACGCCCCCGGCGACCAGAAAGCCGCGCTCGACAACAACGTCCTCTTCTATCCGATCGACCCGGGTTTCGAAGACGAGTCGTGGCAGCGGTTCTTCGAGGAAGCCTTGCCCAAGTTCCTCAACGGTGAATACGCGGGCGCCTACATGGAGTCGCAGATCACCCGGTTCCAGGCCCTATTGCCCACCGAGCCCCCCTGGAAGACCGTCTGCGCGTGA
- a CDS encoding serine/threonine-protein kinase — MATFERSKSSDKPLTDLLPVLRGSKILSDRQVDEIRNRMIRGEYPSDPTALAERLIRDQLVTHYQARRLLGNKPYGLVVGRYIILDRIGSGSMGRVYKAHHQMMDRVVALKVIAPEIAANERVVARFQREMKLVGRLDHPNVVRAYDADQVNRILFLVMEYVPGESLGERLKRGPIPAPEMIDYAAQAAHGLAHAHGQGMVHRDVKPSNMLLTEDRKIKILDLGLGVLMQADDAATFATADGVAVGTVDYMSPEQALGRDVDGRSDIFSLGCAMFHLITGKLAYPGETPIDRLGRRINKSPVPITDHIPDFPSSAVRVIEKMMAYKPQDRYDSALEAADALQALIRPKTRKPVPPPAPSPPPSPPADEPDSAMSVAVEQAKAHPLPLVSVPETIPPRWLAPVARRPAVALASAVAALALAFAAGVGVGYLLK; from the coding sequence ATGGCGACCTTCGAACGATCGAAATCGAGCGACAAGCCGCTCACCGACCTGCTCCCGGTGCTTCGCGGCTCGAAGATCCTCAGCGACCGCCAGGTCGACGAGATCCGCAACCGGATGATCCGCGGCGAATACCCCTCCGACCCGACGGCCCTGGCCGAGCGGCTGATCCGCGACCAGTTGGTCACGCACTACCAGGCCAGGCGGCTCCTGGGCAACAAGCCGTACGGGCTGGTCGTCGGCCGCTACATCATCCTCGATCGAATCGGCTCGGGTTCGATGGGACGGGTGTACAAGGCCCACCACCAGATGATGGACCGGGTCGTCGCCCTCAAGGTGATCGCGCCCGAGATCGCGGCCAACGAACGGGTCGTCGCGCGATTTCAGCGGGAGATGAAGCTGGTGGGACGGCTCGACCACCCCAACGTCGTCCGCGCCTATGACGCCGATCAGGTGAACCGGATCCTGTTTCTCGTGATGGAGTACGTTCCCGGCGAGAGCCTGGGCGAGCGGCTGAAACGCGGGCCGATCCCCGCACCGGAGATGATCGACTACGCCGCGCAGGCGGCCCACGGCCTGGCCCACGCGCATGGTCAGGGGATGGTTCATCGCGACGTCAAGCCCTCGAACATGCTGCTGACCGAGGATCGGAAGATCAAGATCCTCGACCTCGGCCTGGGGGTCTTGATGCAGGCCGACGACGCGGCGACGTTCGCCACGGCCGACGGGGTCGCGGTGGGAACCGTCGACTACATGTCGCCCGAGCAGGCCCTCGGCCGCGACGTCGACGGCCGCAGCGACATCTTCAGCCTCGGCTGCGCCATGTTCCATCTGATCACCGGCAAGCTCGCCTACCCCGGCGAAACCCCCATCGACCGCCTGGGCCGACGGATCAACAAGAGCCCCGTCCCGATCACCGATCACATCCCTGATTTCCCGTCGAGCGCCGTGCGCGTCATCGAGAAGATGATGGCGTACAAACCGCAGGACCGCTATGATTCGGCCCTCGAAGCGGCCGACGCCCTCCAGGCGCTCATCCGTCCCAAGACCCGAAAGCCGGTGCCCCCGCCGGCCCCTTCCCCTCCACCGTCGCCCCCGGCCGACGAGCCCGACTCGGCGATGAGCGTCGCCGTTGAGCAGGCGAAGGCCCACCCTCTGCCCCTCGTGTCGGTCCCGGAGACGATCCCCCCTCGCTGGCTCGCCCCGGTCGCCCGGCGACCCGCCGTCGCCCTCGCGAGCGCCGTGGCGGCTCTGGCCCTCGCCTTCGCGGCCGGCGTCGGGGTCGGCTACCTTCTGAAGTGA
- a CDS encoding TIGR01777 family oxidoreductase: MRVLITGGSGLIGRHLVQRVLKAGGRPVVVSRHSDLLRRKRESREYEVVQGDVGVPGRWQEAVDGCDAVVNLAGHNLFAERWSAQVKRKIRDSRVYGSEHVAAAIASARSRPQVLVQGSAIGFYGPHGDEELDETSPSGSDFLASVCREWEEASASVEALGVRRAIIRTGVVLAPGEGALKVMTPIFKFAGAPVGGGGGMGPATGQQWMSWIHIDDIAGIFQLALDNPAATGPINGTAPDPARNADFSRALSKTLRKPYTPWRFFVPIGPPDPLLRLMLGEVADVIAKGQKVLPTKALALGYHFQHPDLAEALQDVFKPRPVPQPIPPAPTASRAGSHH, from the coding sequence ATGCGGGTATTGATCACGGGCGGCTCCGGGCTCATCGGTCGTCACCTGGTCCAGCGCGTTCTGAAAGCGGGCGGTCGTCCGGTCGTGGTCTCTCGCCATTCCGACCTGCTGCGGCGGAAGCGCGAGTCGCGCGAGTACGAGGTCGTCCAGGGGGACGTCGGCGTTCCCGGGCGCTGGCAGGAGGCCGTCGACGGCTGCGACGCGGTGGTCAATCTGGCCGGCCACAACCTGTTCGCCGAGCGCTGGAGCGCGCAGGTGAAGCGGAAGATCCGCGACAGCCGGGTCTACGGCTCGGAGCACGTGGCGGCGGCCATCGCGTCGGCCCGCAGCCGACCCCAGGTGCTCGTCCAGGGATCGGCCATCGGCTTCTATGGGCCGCACGGCGACGAGGAGCTCGACGAGACGTCGCCCTCGGGGTCGGACTTCCTGGCCTCCGTCTGCCGCGAGTGGGAAGAAGCCTCGGCTTCCGTCGAGGCCCTCGGCGTGCGTCGGGCGATCATCCGGACGGGCGTCGTCCTCGCCCCCGGCGAGGGGGCCCTGAAGGTCATGACTCCGATCTTCAAGTTCGCTGGAGCACCGGTCGGCGGCGGCGGCGGGATGGGCCCGGCCACCGGCCAGCAGTGGATGAGCTGGATCCACATCGACGACATCGCCGGGATCTTTCAACTCGCCCTCGACAACCCCGCCGCCACCGGCCCGATCAACGGCACCGCCCCCGACCCCGCCCGCAACGCCGACTTCTCCCGGGCGCTCTCCAAGACGCTCCGCAAGCCCTACACCCCCTGGCGGTTCTTCGTCCCGATCGGCCCTCCCGACCCGCTCTTGCGCCTGATGCTCGGAGAGGTCGCCGACGTGATCGCCAAGGGCCAGAAGGTCCTCCCCACGAAGGCGCTCGCCCTGGGCTACCACTTCCAGCACCCCGACTTGGCCGAGGCGCTCCAGGACGTCTTCAAGCCCCGCCCGGTGCCGCAACCGATCCCCCCCGCGCCGACCGCGTCGCGCGCCGGTTCGCATCACTGA
- a CDS encoding alpha/beta fold hydrolase yields MPPSVPRWMDLPRLLPSYKRREPLILVNGLAEQPESWFANRAPLARHFDVKVPEILVYDGDALHERIESGEDVTVDYLADRLAVFLDQFVQRAPYHLVASSLGCQVVLTYAVRNPEKVAKLALICPSGFYGDESLPTMEGVKRSQYDTLVKSVFHQGRFASDGLVKAFERKFQNRKWKKGVLRTLRGTVGHSVNHLLPRVTPPSLVIWGADDQVLSDVAGSIRAARQMADVRQVVIPRCGHAPQIEKARLVNQLVSRYLRDKLKNIPPDLDPEWFLENRNPPRLRTKFALPSPLLRAFS; encoded by the coding sequence ATGCCTCCCAGCGTTCCCAGATGGATGGATTTGCCTCGCCTGCTTCCCAGCTACAAGCGACGCGAGCCGCTGATCCTGGTCAACGGCCTGGCGGAGCAGCCGGAAAGCTGGTTTGCGAACCGAGCGCCGCTGGCGCGCCATTTCGACGTCAAGGTCCCCGAGATCCTGGTCTACGACGGCGATGCACTCCACGAGCGGATCGAGTCGGGCGAGGACGTGACGGTCGACTATCTGGCCGACCGGCTGGCGGTGTTTCTCGACCAGTTCGTCCAGCGGGCGCCCTACCATCTCGTCGCGTCGAGCCTCGGCTGCCAGGTCGTCTTGACGTACGCGGTGCGGAATCCCGAGAAGGTCGCCAAGCTCGCGCTGATCTGCCCGTCCGGCTTCTACGGCGACGAGAGCCTGCCGACGATGGAAGGCGTGAAGCGAAGCCAGTACGACACTCTGGTCAAGTCGGTCTTCCATCAGGGCCGGTTCGCCAGCGACGGCCTGGTCAAGGCGTTCGAGCGGAAGTTCCAGAACCGCAAGTGGAAGAAGGGGGTGCTGCGAACTCTGCGCGGAACTGTGGGCCACTCGGTGAACCACCTCCTGCCCCGCGTCACCCCGCCGTCGCTCGTGATCTGGGGCGCGGACGACCAGGTGCTTTCCGACGTCGCCGGCTCGATCCGTGCGGCGAGGCAGATGGCCGACGTCCGCCAAGTCGTGATCCCGCGATGCGGCCACGCCCCTCAGATCGAGAAAGCCCGATTGGTCAACCAACTGGTCAGCCGCTACCTCCGCGACAAGCTCAAGAACATCCCCCCGGACCTCGACCCCGAATGGTTCCTCGAAAACCGCAACCCGCCCCGACTTCGGACCAAGTTCGCCCTGCCTTCCCCCCTGCTCCGCGCGTTTTCCTGA
- the olsG gene encoding ornithine lipid N-methyltransferase: MSDFTLFLSKFLKHGTAIASLAPSSRWLSRATVGNIDWSRPGVVVELGAGTGPITRELAARAGEQTQLLVVERDPDFVKILRQRYSGRPNLEVIEGDVRDLAGMLADRKIAQVDHIVSGLPVPSFTKDLQQSLFRNVRDVLKPDGTYNQITEMPLVYWNFYRRFFDDVRFVFEPRNFPPAGAYFCRGVKDA, encoded by the coding sequence ATGAGCGATTTCACCCTGTTTCTGAGCAAGTTCCTCAAGCACGGCACGGCCATCGCCAGCCTGGCGCCGAGCAGCCGATGGCTGTCGCGCGCCACGGTCGGCAACATCGACTGGAGCCGTCCCGGCGTCGTCGTCGAGCTGGGCGCCGGGACCGGACCGATCACCCGCGAGCTGGCGGCCCGCGCAGGCGAGCAGACCCAACTGCTGGTCGTCGAGCGCGACCCCGATTTCGTGAAGATCCTCCGCCAACGGTACAGCGGCCGACCGAACCTGGAGGTGATCGAGGGAGACGTCCGCGACCTGGCCGGCATGCTCGCCGACCGGAAGATCGCCCAGGTCGACCATATCGTGTCGGGATTGCCCGTGCCGTCGTTCACCAAGGACCTTCAGCAGAGTCTGTTTCGCAACGTCCGCGACGTCCTCAAGCCCGATGGGACGTACAACCAGATCACCGAGATGCCGCTGGTCTACTGGAACTTCTATCGCCGGTTCTTCGACGACGTGCGATTCGTCTTCGAGCCCCGCAACTTCCCCCCCGCCGGCGCGTACTTCTGCCGAGGCGTGAAAGATGCTTGA
- a CDS encoding GH3 family domain-containing protein, which yields MNLAAATTDPEPVAWTTRVAGARATRRLVNAGFHVHARHRMNRLAAMDAVEVQERTLRNLVARACQTRFGRDHGFAEIATVDDFQRRVPVRTYETLWDDYLRSSYPVFDDLTWPGRIPYLALTSGTTQGATKYIPVSREMVRSNRKAAQTMVAAHLTARPDSRLFEGRMFFLGGTTQLEDPAPGVRQGDLSGIAAIELSSLLRPYTFPPLDLALESDWDRKLALLAERSLSEPITLVSGVPSWLLMLFQRVLELSGKSTIGEVWPMLEMVVHGGVKFDPYVQAFRDVVGRSDVRLQETYPCSEGFIAYGDPQTGLLRLLVDHGIFYEFVPVSEYNPTAAPKARRWLGDVETGVDYVIVVSTCAGMWAHVIGDTIRFESLDPPLIRFTGRTKYTLSAFGEHLINEEIEAAIAAAASETRTSVRDWHVGPVFTGSLGHHQYVMEFNSRAEEPARFRDLLDQDLLRRNADYAAHRVAGVGMPAPGLILTRPGAFEAWMRRRGKLGGQNKVPRMDGSGALTRDLVAFIREADLVEAEASPGETSDS from the coding sequence ATGAACCTCGCCGCCGCCACCACCGATCCGGAGCCCGTCGCCTGGACCACGCGCGTCGCCGGCGCGCGCGCGACGCGGCGGCTGGTGAACGCGGGGTTTCATGTGCATGCGAGGCACCGCATGAATCGGCTCGCGGCGATGGACGCCGTCGAGGTGCAAGAACGGACGCTGCGCAACCTTGTAGCCCGGGCGTGCCAGACCCGGTTTGGACGGGATCATGGTTTCGCCGAGATCGCGACAGTCGACGACTTTCAGCGGCGCGTGCCTGTGCGAACCTACGAGACGCTCTGGGACGACTACCTTCGATCGAGCTACCCGGTCTTCGACGACCTGACCTGGCCGGGGCGCATCCCCTACCTGGCTCTGACCAGCGGCACGACCCAGGGCGCCACCAAGTACATCCCGGTCTCGCGCGAGATGGTCCGGTCGAACCGCAAGGCGGCGCAGACGATGGTGGCGGCCCACCTGACGGCCAGGCCCGACTCGCGGCTGTTCGAGGGGCGAATGTTCTTCCTCGGCGGAACTACCCAGCTCGAAGACCCCGCCCCGGGCGTGCGGCAGGGGGACCTCAGCGGGATCGCGGCGATCGAGCTGTCATCGCTGCTCCGCCCCTACACCTTCCCTCCCCTTGACCTGGCGCTCGAATCGGACTGGGACCGCAAGCTCGCCCTGCTGGCCGAACGGAGCCTGAGCGAGCCGATCACACTGGTCAGCGGCGTGCCGAGCTGGCTGCTTATGCTGTTCCAGCGGGTGCTCGAACTCAGCGGCAAGTCGACGATCGGCGAGGTCTGGCCGATGCTCGAAATGGTCGTCCACGGCGGCGTTAAGTTCGACCCCTACGTGCAGGCGTTCCGCGACGTCGTGGGCCGTTCGGACGTCCGGCTTCAGGAGACGTACCCCTGCTCCGAGGGCTTCATCGCCTATGGCGACCCCCAGACCGGGCTCCTCCGTTTGCTCGTCGATCACGGGATCTTCTACGAGTTCGTCCCCGTATCCGAGTACAACCCAACCGCCGCGCCGAAGGCCCGACGCTGGCTGGGCGACGTGGAGACGGGCGTCGACTATGTCATCGTCGTTTCGACATGCGCGGGGATGTGGGCGCATGTGATCGGCGATACGATCCGGTTCGAGTCGCTGGACCCGCCGCTGATCCGGTTCACCGGCCGGACCAAGTACACGCTGTCGGCCTTCGGCGAACACCTGATCAACGAGGAGATCGAGGCCGCGATCGCCGCCGCCGCGTCCGAGACCCGAACCTCGGTGCGCGACTGGCACGTCGGCCCTGTGTTCACGGGCTCGCTCGGGCATCATCAATACGTAATGGAATTCAACAGCCGCGCCGAGGAACCCGCCCGGTTTCGAGACCTGCTCGACCAGGATCTGCTTCGGCGAAACGCCGACTATGCGGCCCACCGGGTCGCGGGGGTCGGCATGCCGGCCCCGGGACTGATCCTCACGCGCCCGGGGGCGTTCGAAGCCTGGATGCGCCGGCGCGGCAAGCTCGGCGGCCAGAACAAGGTCCCGAGGATGGACGGATCGGGAGCCCTGACCCGCGACCTCGTCGCCTTCATCCGCGAGGCGGACCTGGTCGAAGCCGAGGCGAGCCCGGGCGAGACGTCCGACTCATAG
- a CDS encoding acyl carrier protein yields MEAIEKDVHSFILNEFLPGEDPAELTASTPLITGGILDSITTLKLVVFLEEHFGITVEAHEAGVEHLDSIRQIAELVAEKKAA; encoded by the coding sequence ATGGAAGCGATCGAGAAAGACGTCCACAGCTTCATCCTGAACGAATTCCTCCCCGGCGAAGATCCGGCCGAGCTGACCGCGAGCACCCCGCTCATCACCGGCGGAATCCTCGATTCGATCACGACCCTGAAGCTGGTCGTGTTCCTTGAGGAGCACTTCGGGATCACCGTCGAGGCCCACGAAGCGGGCGTCGAACACCTCGACTCGATCCGCCAGATCGCCGAACTCGTCGCCGAGAAGAAGGCCGCGTAG
- a CDS encoding alkaline phosphatase family protein, protein MSSLASRVLFIGLDGGTQTVLRPIFERGWMPNLAGFWRRAASGALRSTEPMVTPVAWTSFSTGCTPLVHGIHDFNYLEALDGTIRDHHAGTVRVPTLWEIVSELGGSVVSLGLPLTYPAPRFRGLCVAGADAPDRAHAFAQCPEFEAMLRAEVPDYTHKLVWKRRAATADEARREADRCCAIFRAQAEAAERADRLVDWTTLMVHFHNLDSLQHRMWPYFDVDETGLREPGLNEAVERCMRALDDGIGRLLELASARDAAIVVASDHGFGPCRSLVNMNGMLRAAGLQRSHVYGTRLRYRAIRLAERFRRWRALRQPGGTTPAKARPVDGQISCDWKRTVAFAPYGQLCGNIFLNPDAVQGAEAERAATELVELLADARDPETGDRLFADVFAAAERFGVDPAEHAMPDIFALSADGYQAQAKWSERHRNTLLRPDHELPATHWAEGVVAIDGPGVVPGARIAAELHDLAPTTLALLGCDAPRHMEGRVLHEAFAVSSPVDGGLAPSAPMDGDPCLDVVGSSADFV, encoded by the coding sequence ATGTCATCGCTCGCATCGCGGGTTCTCTTTATCGGGCTGGACGGCGGCACGCAGACCGTGCTCCGACCCATCTTCGAGCGCGGATGGATGCCGAATCTCGCGGGCTTCTGGCGACGCGCGGCCTCGGGCGCGCTGCGGTCGACCGAGCCGATGGTCACACCGGTCGCCTGGACCTCGTTCTCGACCGGCTGCACGCCGCTGGTTCACGGCATCCACGACTTCAACTACCTGGAGGCCTTGGACGGAACGATCCGCGACCACCACGCCGGCACCGTCCGCGTGCCGACGCTCTGGGAGATAGTCAGCGAGCTTGGCGGATCGGTCGTCAGCCTGGGTCTGCCGCTGACCTACCCCGCGCCGCGGTTCCGCGGCCTCTGCGTCGCGGGGGCCGACGCCCCCGACCGGGCTCACGCCTTCGCGCAGTGCCCCGAGTTCGAGGCGATGCTTCGGGCCGAAGTTCCCGACTACACGCACAAGCTCGTCTGGAAGCGGCGGGCGGCGACCGCCGACGAGGCCCGGCGCGAGGCCGATCGCTGCTGCGCGATCTTCCGCGCCCAGGCCGAGGCCGCCGAACGGGCCGACCGGCTGGTCGACTGGACCACCTTGATGGTCCACTTCCACAACCTCGACAGCCTTCAGCATCGTATGTGGCCGTACTTCGACGTGGATGAGACGGGCCTTCGCGAGCCCGGCCTGAACGAGGCCGTCGAGCGCTGCATGCGGGCCCTCGACGACGGCATCGGCCGCCTGCTGGAGCTGGCGTCGGCGCGAGACGCCGCGATCGTCGTGGCTTCGGATCACGGCTTCGGGCCGTGCCGATCGCTGGTCAACATGAACGGCATGCTCCGCGCCGCCGGTTTGCAGCGGAGCCATGTCTACGGCACTCGGCTCCGTTACCGGGCGATCCGCCTGGCCGAGCGGTTCCGTCGCTGGCGCGCGCTCAGGCAGCCGGGCGGGACCACGCCGGCGAAGGCCCGGCCGGTCGATGGGCAGATCTCCTGCGACTGGAAGCGGACGGTCGCGTTCGCCCCGTACGGCCAGCTCTGCGGCAACATCTTCCTGAACCCCGACGCCGTCCAGGGGGCCGAGGCCGAGCGGGCCGCGACCGAACTGGTTGAGCTGCTGGCCGACGCCCGCGACCCGGAGACCGGCGACCGGCTGTTCGCCGACGTCTTCGCGGCGGCCGAACGGTTCGGAGTCGACCCGGCCGAGCACGCCATGCCAGACATCTTCGCGCTCTCGGCCGACGGCTACCAGGCTCAGGCGAAATGGTCCGAACGCCATCGCAACACCCTCCTCCGCCCCGACCACGAGCTGCCTGCCACCCACTGGGCCGAAGGGGTCGTCGCCATCGACGGCCCCGGCGTCGTCCCCGGCGCGCGGATCGCCGCCGAGCTGCACGACCTGGCCCCGACCACCCTGGCCCTGCTCGGATGCGACGCGCCCCGTCACATGGAAGGGCGCGTCCTCCACGAAGCCTTCGCCGTCTCCTCGCCCGTCGATGGCGGGCTGGCGCCGTCGGCCCCGATGGACGGCGACCCGTGCCTTGACGTCGTGGGCTCGAGCGCCGACTTCGTCTGA